Proteins encoded by one window of Candidatus Kapaibacterium thiocyanatum:
- a CDS encoding GTPase ObgE yields the protein MNFIDTATIVVKAGDGGNGSVSFRREKYVPKGGPDGGNGGNGGDVVVVADKQLGTLLDFTYKRHYKAKDGERGGKSNCTGRSGNDVIIKVPCGTVIRDRETGDQIADMEADGDTVVVAHGGRGGKGNSEFTTATNQTPRTAEDGTPGEELELELELKLLADVGLVGYPNVGKSTLISSISAARPKIADYPFTTLVPNLGMVKAGDYRSFTVADIPGLIEGAHEGRGLGLQFLRHVERTAVLLFLIDARSEDPEEDLRVLRNELEQYDEAMMDKEWLVCISKCDTLTAEERAELEHHPFVKRHRARMISAVAHEGLDELVRVLWTYVERQRQAL from the coding sequence ATGAACTTCATCGATACGGCGACCATCGTTGTCAAGGCTGGCGACGGTGGCAACGGCAGCGTCTCCTTCCGACGCGAGAAATACGTGCCCAAGGGTGGACCCGACGGCGGCAACGGCGGTAACGGCGGCGACGTCGTCGTCGTGGCCGACAAGCAGCTTGGTACTCTTCTCGACTTCACCTACAAGCGTCATTACAAGGCCAAGGACGGAGAGCGCGGTGGAAAGTCCAACTGCACCGGCCGCAGCGGCAACGACGTCATCATCAAGGTCCCGTGCGGAACTGTCATCCGTGACAGGGAAACCGGGGATCAGATCGCGGACATGGAAGCCGACGGCGACACGGTCGTCGTAGCCCACGGCGGGCGAGGTGGCAAGGGCAACAGTGAATTCACGACGGCCACGAACCAGACGCCGAGGACGGCCGAGGACGGTACGCCGGGCGAAGAGCTCGAGCTCGAGCTCGAGCTCAAGCTCCTTGCCGATGTCGGCCTGGTAGGCTATCCGAATGTCGGGAAGAGCACGCTCATCTCGAGCATTTCGGCGGCCAGGCCGAAGATCGCCGACTATCCCTTCACCACGCTCGTACCCAACCTGGGAATGGTCAAGGCCGGGGACTACCGCAGTTTCACCGTAGCCGACATCCCGGGGCTCATCGAAGGGGCGCACGAGGGCAGGGGACTCGGTCTCCAGTTCCTGCGTCACGTCGAGCGGACGGCCGTTCTCCTCTTCCTCATCGACGCGCGTTCGGAGGATCCGGAGGAAGACCTCCGGGTACTGCGCAACGAGCTGGAGCAGTACGACGAGGCCATGATGGATAAGGAGTGGCTCGTCTGCATCAGCAAGTGTGACACGCTCACGGCGGAGGAGCGGGCCGAGCTGGAACATCATCCCTTCGTGAAGCGTCATCGTGCCCGGATGATATCGGCCGTTGCGCACGAGGGGCTGGATGAGCTCGTCCGGGTATTGTGGACGTACGTCGAGAGACAACGGCAGGCGCTCTGA